The Marinitoga litoralis genomic sequence CCATTAGAAAAAATTCCTGTAGGTACAATTGTTCATAATATAGAATTTGAACCAGGAAAAGGTGCAAAAATTGCTAGATCCGCAGGAACATATGCACAATTAATGGCTAAAGAAGGAAAATATGCATTATTAAGAATGCCTTCAAGTGAATTAAGAAGAGTTCACGTAAAATGTATGGCTACAGTTGGAATGGTAGGAAATGAAGATCATATAAATGAAGTGTCTGGTAAAGCAGGTAGAACAAGATGGTTAGGTAAAAAGCCACACGTTAGAGGTATGGCTATGAACCCAGTTGATCACCCAATGGGTGGTGGTGAAGGCGCAAGTAAAGGTCATATACCACAAAGTCCTTGGGGAACACCTGCAAAAGGATTTAAAACAAGACGCGGTAAGAGAAAATCAGATAAATTTATAGTAAGAAGAAGAAAAAAGTAACCTAGGGGGTGCTGTTAGTGAGTAGATCATTGAAAAAAGGGCCTTATGTACACCCAAGTCTGTTGAAAAAGATAAGAGAGTTAAATGAAAAAGGTGAAAAAAAGGTAATTAAAACATGGAGCAGAGCTTCAATGGTATTACCAGAAATGATTGGACATACAATTGCTGTACATAATGGAATGAAACATATACCTGTATATATTACAGAACATATGATTGGACACAGATTAGGTGAGTTCGCACCAACAAGAAGATTTGGTGGTCATGCTGACAAAAAGGCTAAAAAAGGTAAGGTGAAATGAGGAGGGACGTAACCATGGCTGTATCAAGAGTTCAAGATGGTAAAAGATTGAAAAGATCTGTTTTTCATAGATTAAGAAAAGAAGCTGAAGCAGCACAGCCAAAGATTGAAGCAAAAGCTACTGCAAAATTTTTAAGAATTTCTCCAAGAAAAGCAAGATCTGTTGTTAATGCTATAAGGGGAAAAAATGTAGATGAAGCTTTACAAATATTAATGTTTAGCCCTAAAAAAGCTGCAAGATTAACATATAAAGTATTAGTATCAGCAATTTCAAATGCAGAAAATAATTTTGGATTAGATGCAGATAACTTATATGTTGCTGAAGTATATGTAAATGATGGTCCAAGAATGAAAAGATTATGGCCAAGAGGTAGAGGTAGAGCTGATATCTTACAAAAAAGATTATCACATATTACTGTTGTAGTTAGAGACAGAGAAAAAGAAAAAGAGTTAAAATCTCAGAAGTGAGGTGGAATATACGTGGGTCAAAAAGTACATCCATATGGATTTAGGTTAGGAATTTCCAAACCTTGGAAGGCTAACTGGTTTAGCGATCAAAATTATGCAGAATTTTTAGAAGAAGATTTAAAAATAAGAAATTACATAAAGAATAAATATTTTGAAGCAGGTATTGGAGATATTTTAATTGAAAGACCATCTTCAACACAAATAAACATCACAATTAAAGCTGTAAGAGTTGGAATTATCATTGGAAGAAAAGGTGCTGAAATTCAAGCATTAAAAAATGAAATAGAAAAATTAGTTAATGATAGAAATGTAAGAATTAATATTGATGAAATAAAAAATCCTCAAGTAGAAGCTGTATTAATTGCAGAAAATATAGCAGCACAAATCTTAAAGAGAGCATCTTATAAAAGAGCAATGAAAAGAGCAATTTCAGCTGCTTTAAAGAAAGGTGCAAAAGGTATTAAAATAATGGTTTCAGGTAGATTAAACGGTGCTGAAATCGCTAGAACAGAATGGTATATGGAAGGAAGATTACCTTTACAAACATTAAGATCTGACATAGATTACGGAACTGCTGAAGCACAAACATTGTCTGGAACTATCGGAATCAAAGTTTGGGTTTATAAAGGCGACACTCAGTTATGAACTAAAGGAGGGCGTGATGTAAATGTTAATGCCAAAAAGATATAAATATAGAAAAATACAAAGAGGTAAAATGAAGGGCAATGCCAAAGGCGGAACATTAGTTGACTTTGGCGATTGGGGTTTAAAAGCATTAGAACCAGCTTTAATAACTTCTCAACAAATTGAAGCATGTAGATTAGCAATGGTTAGAACATTAAAAAGAAATGGTAAAATTTGGATAAAAATATTCCCAGATAAACCAATTACTTCAAAAGGAATCGGAACAAGAATGGGTAAAGGTAAAGGTGATGTTGAAGGTTGGACAGCAGTAGTAAAACCAGGTAAGGTTTTATTTGAAATTGCTGGAACAACAGACGAATTAGCAAAAGAAGCATTATTATATGCAGCAACAAAATTACCTATTAAGACAAAAATAGTACCCAGGTACCATATAAGGGGGGAAGCAAAATGAAAAAACAAGTAGCAGAATTAATCAACTTAACAGACGAAGAATTAAAAGCAAAATTAGAAGAAGCAAAGAAAAAATTATTTGAAATGAGATTCCAACACGAATTAGGTCAAATAAGAAATACTGCTTCCATAAAGATGGTAAGAAGAGATATTGCTAGAATAAAAACAATTCTCAGACAAAGGGAATTGGGTATAAGGAGGTAATGAGTAATGCCCAAAAAAACATTAATTGGAGAAGTTGTTAGCGATAAAATGGACAAAACAGTTACTGTATTAGTTGAAAGAAAAATAAAACATCCAATATATAAGAAATTTGTTAAAAAATCAAAAAAATTCCATGCACATGATGAAAATAATGAATGTGGTGTAGGAGATATTGTTGAAATAGAAGAAACAAGACCATATTCAAAAACAAAGACTTGGAAAGTTGTAAGAATAGTAGAAAAGAACATTTTTGCGGAAAATAATAATAAAACACCCGAAACAGTGGAAGAACTTGGGGGTGACGAATAATGATCCAAGCTGAAAGTTATTTAAGAGCTGCAGATAATTCTGGTGCAAAAGTTTTAAGAGTTATTAGAGTATTAGGTGGTTTCCATAAATCAGTAGGTACAGTTGGAGACGTTGTTGTATGTTCTGTTAGGGAAGCAATTCCTCACACAGACATAAAAAAAGGTCAAGTTGTTAAAGCTGTTGTTGTTAGAACAAGCAAAGAAATTAGAAGAAAAGATGGTTCTCACATTAGATTTGATGAAAATGCAGCGGTTTTAATTGATAAAAACAATATGCCTGTAGGTACTCGTGTTTTTGGACCAATTGCTAGAGAAGTGAGAGAAGCAGGTTATACTAAAATAGCATCTCTTGCACAAGAAGTATGGTGAGGTGAGAGCATGAAAGTGAAGAAAGGTGACTTAGTAAGAGTTATTTCTGGAAAAGATAAAGGAAAAGAAGGAAAAGTTTTAAGAGTAATACCTAAATTAGATAAAATTGTTGTTGAAAATGTAAATATAGTAAAGAAACACCAAAGACCAACTCAAGAATTAAGAGAAGGTGGAATTATAGAACAACCTTCAGCAATACATGCAAGTAAAGTAATGGTAGTTTGTCCAAGTTGTGGCAAACCAACAAGAGTTGGATACAGATTCTTAGAAGAAGGTAGAAAAGTAAGAATTTGTAGAAAATGTAATGAAATCATAGATAAGGTTTAATGAGGGAGGAATAGATTATGAGATATGAATACATTCCATTAAAAAATGAGTATGAAAAAGAAGTAGTTCCAGCCCTCATGAAAGAATTTGGATACAAAAACATTCATGAAGTTCCAAAAATAGTTAAAATTGTAGTTAATATGGGAATTGGCGAGGGCTCAAGAAATGCTGACGTTGTTGAAAAACATGCTCAAGAATTATCAACAATAACAGGTCAAAAAGCTGTTGTTACAAGAGCAAAGAAAAGTGTTGCTAACTTCAAATTAAGAGAAGGTATGCCTATTGGTGCAAAAGTAACATTAAGAAGCGTAAGAATGTACAACTTCTTATACAAATTGATTAATATAATTTTCCCAAAATTAAGAGACTTTAGAGGTATGAACCCAAATAGTTTTGATGGAAGAGGAAATTATACATTCGGTTTAACAGAACAATTAGTATTTCCTGAATTAAAACCTGATCAAGTAAAAAGAGTACAAGGTATGGATATTACAATTGTTACTACTGCAAAAACTGATGAGGAAGCAAGAAAACTCCTTCAATTAATGGGCTTCCCTTTCAAGAGAGATTAAGGAGGAGGTAAATAATGGCAAAAAAATCAATGGTTGCTAGATGGAAAAAACCAAAAAAATATAAGACTAGGGAATATTCAAGATGTGTAGTTTGTGGAAGACCTAGATCAGTATATAAAGAATTTGGATTATGTAGAGTATGTTTCAGAAAATTAGCCGCTGAAGGTAAATTACCAGGCGTTAAAAAGGCAAGTTGGTAAGGAGGGAATCTTGATGTGGAGTGATCCCGTAGCAGATATGCTTACAAGAATAAGAAATGCAAACCTTGTTATGAAGGAAAGTGTAGAAATTCCAGCATCTAATTTAAAAAGAAATATAGCTGAAATATTAAAAAGAGAAGGTTATATTACAGATTATAAATTCATAGAAGATGGAAAACAAGGAATATTAAAAATACAATTAAAATACAAAGGTGACAGAAAAAATAAACAACATGTTATTCACAGTATCATAAGAGTTTCAAAACCTGGTAGAAGGGTTTACGTATCTAAAGATAGAATTCCAGTTGTAAAAGGTGGAATGGGAATATCAATAATTTCAACATCAAAGGGTGTTCTAACTGACAAAGAAGCTAGAGAGCTTGGTGTTGGTGGAGAACTAATTTGTTACGTTTGGTAGGAGGTGCTGAATAAATGTCACGTATATCAAAAAATCCAATCGATATACCAAATGGAGTAGAAGTGACAGTTAACGATAATATTATTAAAGTTAAAGGTCCTAAAGGTGAATTAACTCAAGACTATTTACCATATGTAAAATTTGTAATTGAAGATAATAAAATAAAGGTTGAACCAAATGAAGAATCAATGAAAAGAAAAAGTGATGAAAAAAGAATTAACATGTTCCAAGGTACATATGCAGCATTGGTAAAAAATATGATTAAAGGTGTTACAGAAGGATTTTCAAAAGAATTAGAAATTTTAGGTATTGGTTATAGGGCTGCAATGCAAGGTTCAAAATTAGTTTTACAATTAGGTTATTCTCATCCTATTGAATACCTTCCTCCAGAAGGAGTTACAATAGAAGTACCAGCACCAAATAAAATAGTTGTTAAAGGTATTAATAAATATTTGGTTGGAGAAGTTGCAGCTAAGATAAAAAGATTCAGAAAACCAAATGTATACTCTGGAAAAGGTATTAAATATGTTGGTGAGGTAATTATAAGAAAACAAGGTAAGAAAGTTTAAGGGAGGCTGACCAGATGATTAAACCCATCCAAAAGAAAAAGTTAAGAAGAAAAAGACATTTAAGGGTTAGAAGCAAAGTTTTTGGAACTCCTGAAAGACCAAGAATGGCAGTTTTCAAGAGCAATAAACATATATATGTTCAAATAATCGACGATACTAAAGGACATACATTAGCAGCTGCTTCTACTTTAGATAAAGAATTAAAATTAGAAAAAACATGGGATATCGAAGCTGCTAAAGAAGTAGGAAAATTAGTAGCTAAAAGAGCAAAAGAAAAAGGAATCGCTAAAGTATCATTTGATAGAGGCGGCTTCAAATATCACGGAAAGATTAAAGCATTAGCTGATGCTGCACGTGAAGCAGGTCTTGAATTTTAAGGAGGTGTGTGCAGAAAATGGCCTTAGATAAAAATTTAATGGCTTCAGCAGCTGCTGAAGAATTTGAAGAAAGAATAATAGAAATAAGAAGAGTTACAAAGGTTACAACTGGTGGAAAAAACATTTCATTTAGGGTTGTAGCTGTAGTGGGAAATAGAAATGGTAAAGTTGGAGTAGGAAGTGGAAATGCAAGAGAAGTTCCACAAGCAATTAGAAAAGCAATTCAAGATGCAAAGAAAAATGTAATAGAAGTTCCAATAAAAAACGGTACAATCCCTCATGAAGTATTTGGAAGACAAGATGCATCTAAAGTTCTTTTAAAACCAGCTGGTCCTGGTACGGGTATTATTGCTTCTGCTGCAGTTCGTGCTGTAGTTGAATTAGCAGGAGTACATAATATTTTATCAAAAGCTTTAGGTTCAACAACAGCTATAAACTTATCTAAAGCAACTTTGAACGGATTAAAAGAATTAAAATCTCCTAAAGAATATGCAGAACTCAGAGACTTGAGCGTTGCTAAGGTATTCCAAGGAGCCCATAAGGAGGGATAAGAAATGGCTAAATTAAAAATAAAACTTGTAAGAGGAAGAGCGGGAAAAAATTATAGACAACTCGCCACCTTAGATGCCTTAGGGTTAAGAAAACCAAATCAAGAAGTAGTTAAAGAAGATAGACCAGAAATTAGAGGTATGATAACAAAGGTACAACACCTTGTAAAAGTTGAAGAAATTGAAGAATGAGGGGGTAGCAAATATGTCTCTTAAAATATCAGACTTAAAACCCACCGAAGGATCAAGAAAAGTAGCAAAAAGAACTGGTAGAGGTTGGAGCTCAGGATTAGGAAAAACTGGTGGTAAAGGTCATAAAGGTCAAAAATCTAGAGGTAAAGGTAAAGTAAGACCAAGCTTCGAAGGTGGTCAAACACCATTATTTAGAAGAATACCTAAATATGGTTTTACAAATGCTCCTTTTAAAAAGGATTTTGCAGAAGTTAATATTTCTGTTTTAGAAAACAGATTTGAAGCAAATGAAGAAATAACACCTGAAAAATTATTAGAAAAGAAAATTATTAGAAAAATAAAAGATGGTGTAAAAATATTAGGAAATGGTGAAATAACAAAACCATTAAAAGTTAAAGCACACGCATTTAGTAAAAAAGCACAAGAAAAAATCGAATCAGCCGGCGGAAGTGTCGAGGTGATTCAGTAATGAAAGAAGCATTTAAAAATATGTTTAAGATCCCGGAACTCCGGGATCGTATTATATTTACATTATTGGCTTTAATAGCCTTTAGAGTAGGTATATACATCCCTATTCCAGGTATTGATTTAGCAAGATGGGAAGCATTTATTGCAGGAGTAGGTGGAGCATCACAAGGTTTTATTAGTTTCTTTGATGTGTTTACTGGAGGTTCATTAAAACAATTCTCTATATTTGTTTTAAGTGTAACTCCATACATCAATGCTTCAATTATTTTACAATTATTATCATCAGTAATCCCAAGTTTAAAAGAAATGTTGAGAGAAGGGGAAGAAGGAAGAAAGAAATTTGGAAGATTAACAAGACAAGTTACATTAGGGTTAGCTGTTCTTCAAGGTTTCTTCCTATCTATGGGGGTAGCTGCTTATAGATCAGCTAATTTAAATTATGCATTATTCCTTTTAATTTCTACTGTATCAATTGTAGCAGGTACAATGTTCTTATTATGGTTAGGTGAAATGATTACAGAAAAAGGTATAGGAAATGGTATTTCTGTATTAATTTTTGCAGGTATTGTTTCTAGATTCCCACAATATATTGCAAGTGGTTTAGTTGGAAGATTAAGTGTATTTGAATGGGTAATTTTAATAATTGTTGCAATTGCTGTTGTTGTAGGTACAATTTACTTACAAACTTCAGAAAGAAGAATTAATGTTCAATATGCTAAGAGAGTAGTTGGAAACAAAATATATGGTGGAGCATCTACATATATTCCAATAAAAGTTAATGGTGGAGGAGTTTTACCAATCATCTTTGCATCTGCAATAATGACTTTACCTTCAATGTTAGGTTCAGTAACTGGAGCTGATTGGGTAAATAGATGGTTTGGTTATGGAACTCCTATTTATTTAATTTTATATTCATTATTGATTTTCTTCTTTGCATATTTCTATAATTCAGTTGTTATTGATCCAAATGATATCTCAGAAAATATTAAAAAATATGGTGGATTTATTCCTGGTATTAGACCTGGAAAACCAACATCTGATTACATTACAAAAACTATGATGAGAGTAACATTTATAGGTGCTATATTCTTGGTAGTTATTTCATTATTACCATACATTATTAGAAGTGCATCAGGTGTTAATATTTGGATTGGTGGAACTTCAGCACTTATTGCTGTTGGGGTTTCTTTAGATATCATGCAACAAATAGAAGCTCACATGATTACAAGACAATATGAAGGATTTATGAAAAAAGGAAAACTCCGTGGGAGGAGATAATTATGAGTAAACTAAATTTATTGTTTTTTGGACCTCCCGGTGCTGGAAAAGGTACAATAGCCAAAGAAGTTGCTAAGCATTATGATATTCCACATATCTCCACAGGCGATATGCTTAGAGAAGCAGTAGCTTCTGGGAGTGAATTAGGTAAAAAGGTTAAATCAATTTTAGATAGTGGTCAATTAGTTCCTGATGAAATAATGTTAGATGTTATAAAAGATAGATTATCAAAAGATGATGTGAAAAAAGGGTTTATTTTAGATGGATTCCCAAGAACAATACCACAAGCTGAAGCATTAGAAAAGATATTAGATGAATTAAATAACCCTATTACAGGTATTATTTATTTAGAAGTTGATGAAGAAACAATTGTTAAAAGAATTACTTCTAGAAGAATCTGTCCTAAATGCGGAAAAATATATAACACTATATCTTTAAAACCAAAAGTTGATAATATATGTGATATTGATGGAGCAGAATTAATTCAAAGAGATGATGATAAAGAAGAAGTAGTAAGAGATAGATATAAGGTATATATGGAAAAAACATACCCTGTAATAGAATTTTATAAAAAATATAATCAATTCTTTACAGTAGACGGTAGTGGTACTGTTGAAATAGTTACAAAAGAAGTGTTTAATATATTGGAAGGGATATTATGATTTTAATTAAAACACAATCTGAAGTTGATAGGATGAAGCGAGCTGGACAGCAGCTCGCTATCCTGTTTGAAAAAATTAAAGATTTAGTTGTTGAAGGGTCATCAGCATATGAAGTAGAAAAGTATGTAGATAGCTATATGAAAGAAAAAGGATTTATCCCAACCTTTAAAGGATATGGTGGATTTCCATATGCAACATGTATTTCATTAAATGAAGAGATTGTACATGGATTTCCATTGAAAGAGAAGGTTTTTAAAAATGGAGATATTGTTTCGATAGATATGGGATTAACTCTTGACGGATACATAGCTGACGCAGCAAGAACATTTATAATAGGTGAAGTTAGTGAAGAAGTAAAAAAACTTGTGGAAGTAACTGAAAAGTCATTTTGGATAGGTATTGAACAAGCTATCCCAGGGAACAGAATTGGAGATATAGGATATGCTATTCAAAATTATGTAGAATCTTTTGGTTTTTCTATTATTAAAGAATATGTCGGACACGGAGTAGGTAGAAAGCTTCATGAAGATCCCCAAATACCAAATTATGGTATAAAAGGGAAAGGACCAATGATTAGAGAAAGAATGACATTTGCTATTGAACCAATGGTTTCTTTGGGGGATTGGAAAGTTAAAGTTTTAGATGACGGTTGGACTGCTGTGACTTTAGATGGATCATTGTCTGCACATTATGAAAATACTATTGTTGTGACTAAAGATGGTCCTGAAGTATTAACAATATTAGAATAGCCCGAGAGGTGATGTTCGTGGCAAAAAAAGATGATGTTATTGTAATGGAAGGTCATATTGTAGAGTCATTACCAAATGCTACATTTAGAGTAGAATTGGATAATGGTCATATGATTTTGGCTCATATTTCTGGAAAAATGAGAAAGAATTTTATTAGATTAGTTCCTGGAGATAGAGTAATAGTAGAAGTTTCTATCTATGATTTAAATAGAGGTAGAATTATTAGGAGAGAAAGAATAAAGAGAAATCCAAGCAGCGAGGAGGAATGAGCAAATGAAAGTAAGAGCCTCAGTTAAAAAAAGATGTGAACACTGTAGAGTAATAAGAAGAAAAGGTAGAGTATGGGTAGTATGTTCTAAAAATCCTAAGCATAATCAAAGACAAGGATAATTTTAAAGGAGGGAAATTTGAATGCCACGTATTTTGGGTGTTGAAGTACCAAATAACAAGAAGTTATTCATTGCTCTTACATCAATATATGGTATAGGAAAACATAGAGCAATGGAAATATTAGAATCAACAGGTATTGACCCTGACAAAAGAGCAAAAGATTTAACAGATGATGAAATTAGTAAAATCACTCACTACATTAACGAACACTTTTTAGTTGAAGGTGAATTAAGACAAGAAATTCAAAAAAATATTTCTAGATTAATAGAAATAGGTTCTTACAGAGGGTACAGACATAAGAATGGATTACCTGTAAGAGGACAAAAAACACATGCAAATGCAAGAACCAGAAAAGGTCCAAGACCTTCAAAAATCGGTAAGAAAAAGTAATAAGGAGGTTTAGCAATGGCTAGAAGATCTACTGCAAATCAAAAGAAAAAGAAAATATCTCTTGAAAAAGCTGTTGTACATATACAATCCACATTCAATAATACAATTATCACATTATCAGACCCAGCAGGAAACACATTATTATGGGCTAGTGGAGGTACAGCAGGATTTTCAGGAACAAAAAAAGGAACTCCATATGCTTCACAATTAGCAGCTGATAAAATTGCAAAAGAAGCAGTGAAATATGGAATAAAGAAATTAGATGTTTATGTAAAAGGACCAGGTGCTGGAAGAGAATCAGCAATTAGAACTTTACAAGCAGCAGGATTGGTAATTGAAAATATAAAAGATAAGACTCCAATACCTCATAACGGTTGTAGACCAAAGAAAAGAAAAGGAATGTAAGGCCTAAGAGGAGGGAATGTAATGGCAAGATATATCGGATCTCTTTGTAAATTATGTAGAAGAGAAGGATTTAAATTATATTTAAAAGGTGAAAGATGTTATACAGATAAATGTGCTTTAGCTAGAAGACCATATGCACCAGGACAACACGGAAAACAAGCAAAAAAACCAACACAATACGGATTACAATTAAGGGCAAAACAAGCATTAAAAAGAATTTATGGTGTTTTAGAAAGACAATTCAGAAGATACTTTGAAGAAGCATCAAGAAAAGAAGGAAACACTGGA encodes the following:
- the secY gene encoding preprotein translocase subunit SecY; amino-acid sequence: MKEAFKNMFKIPELRDRIIFTLLALIAFRVGIYIPIPGIDLARWEAFIAGVGGASQGFISFFDVFTGGSLKQFSIFVLSVTPYINASIILQLLSSVIPSLKEMLREGEEGRKKFGRLTRQVTLGLAVLQGFFLSMGVAAYRSANLNYALFLLISTVSIVAGTMFLLWLGEMITEKGIGNGISVLIFAGIVSRFPQYIASGLVGRLSVFEWVILIIVAIAVVVGTIYLQTSERRINVQYAKRVVGNKIYGGASTYIPIKVNGGGVLPIIFASAIMTLPSMLGSVTGADWVNRWFGYGTPIYLILYSLLIFFFAYFYNSVVIDPNDISENIKKYGGFIPGIRPGKPTSDYITKTMMRVTFIGAIFLVVISLLPYIIRSASGVNIWIGGTSALIAVGVSLDIMQQIEAHMITRQYEGFMKKGKLRGRR
- the rpmD gene encoding 50S ribosomal protein L30, with amino-acid sequence MAKLKIKLVRGRAGKNYRQLATLDALGLRKPNQEVVKEDRPEIRGMITKVQHLVKVEEIEE
- the rplX gene encoding 50S ribosomal protein L24, encoding MKVKKGDLVRVISGKDKGKEGKVLRVIPKLDKIVVENVNIVKKHQRPTQELREGGIIEQPSAIHASKVMVVCPSCGKPTRVGYRFLEEGRKVRICRKCNEIIDKV
- the rplR gene encoding 50S ribosomal protein L18 codes for the protein MIKPIQKKKLRRKRHLRVRSKVFGTPERPRMAVFKSNKHIYVQIIDDTKGHTLAAASTLDKELKLEKTWDIEAAKEVGKLVAKRAKEKGIAKVSFDRGGFKYHGKIKALADAAREAGLEF
- the infA gene encoding translation initiation factor IF-1 — protein: MFVAKKDDVIVMEGHIVESLPNATFRVELDNGHMILAHISGKMRKNFIRLVPGDRVIVEVSIYDLNRGRIIRRERIKRNPSSEEE
- the rpsC gene encoding 30S ribosomal protein S3, coding for MGQKVHPYGFRLGISKPWKANWFSDQNYAEFLEEDLKIRNYIKNKYFEAGIGDILIERPSSTQINITIKAVRVGIIIGRKGAEIQALKNEIEKLVNDRNVRINIDEIKNPQVEAVLIAENIAAQILKRASYKRAMKRAISAALKKGAKGIKIMVSGRLNGAEIARTEWYMEGRLPLQTLRSDIDYGTAEAQTLSGTIGIKVWVYKGDTQL
- the rpsE gene encoding 30S ribosomal protein S5, translated to MASAAAEEFEERIIEIRRVTKVTTGGKNISFRVVAVVGNRNGKVGVGSGNAREVPQAIRKAIQDAKKNVIEVPIKNGTIPHEVFGRQDASKVLLKPAGPGTGIIASAAVRAVVELAGVHNILSKALGSTTAINLSKATLNGLKELKSPKEYAELRDLSVAKVFQGAHKEG
- the rplV gene encoding 50S ribosomal protein L22, with the translated sequence MAVSRVQDGKRLKRSVFHRLRKEAEAAQPKIEAKATAKFLRISPRKARSVVNAIRGKNVDEALQILMFSPKKAARLTYKVLVSAISNAENNFGLDADNLYVAEVYVNDGPRMKRLWPRGRGRADILQKRLSHITVVVRDREKEKELKSQK
- the rpsQ gene encoding 30S ribosomal protein S17, coding for MPKKTLIGEVVSDKMDKTVTVLVERKIKHPIYKKFVKKSKKFHAHDENNECGVGDIVEIEETRPYSKTKTWKVVRIVEKNIFAENNNKTPETVEELGGDE
- the rpmJ gene encoding 50S ribosomal protein L36, translating into MKVRASVKKRCEHCRVIRRKGRVWVVCSKNPKHNQRQG
- the rplF gene encoding 50S ribosomal protein L6 — its product is MSRISKNPIDIPNGVEVTVNDNIIKVKGPKGELTQDYLPYVKFVIEDNKIKVEPNEESMKRKSDEKRINMFQGTYAALVKNMIKGVTEGFSKELEILGIGYRAAMQGSKLVLQLGYSHPIEYLPPEGVTIEVPAPNKIVVKGINKYLVGEVAAKIKRFRKPNVYSGKGIKYVGEVIIRKQGKKV
- the rplB gene encoding 50S ribosomal protein L2, whose product is MGLKKFKPTTPSRRFMIITDFSEITKSTPEKSLIQPLKKSGGRNSYGRVTMRHRGGGHKRRYRVIDFKREKFGIPAKVVSIEYDPNRSARIALLVYADGEKRYILAPKGVKVGEELVSGPDADIKPGNALPLEKIPVGTIVHNIEFEPGKGAKIARSAGTYAQLMAKEGKYALLRMPSSELRRVHVKCMATVGMVGNEDHINEVSGKAGRTRWLGKKPHVRGMAMNPVDHPMGGGEGASKGHIPQSPWGTPAKGFKTRRGKRKSDKFIVRRRKK
- the rplE gene encoding 50S ribosomal protein L5, with the protein product MRYEYIPLKNEYEKEVVPALMKEFGYKNIHEVPKIVKIVVNMGIGEGSRNADVVEKHAQELSTITGQKAVVTRAKKSVANFKLREGMPIGAKVTLRSVRMYNFLYKLINIIFPKLRDFRGMNPNSFDGRGNYTFGLTEQLVFPELKPDQVKRVQGMDITIVTTAKTDEEARKLLQLMGFPFKRD
- the rpsH gene encoding 30S ribosomal protein S8, giving the protein MWSDPVADMLTRIRNANLVMKESVEIPASNLKRNIAEILKREGYITDYKFIEDGKQGILKIQLKYKGDRKNKQHVIHSIIRVSKPGRRVYVSKDRIPVVKGGMGISIISTSKGVLTDKEARELGVGGELICYVW
- the rplN gene encoding 50S ribosomal protein L14; translation: MIQAESYLRAADNSGAKVLRVIRVLGGFHKSVGTVGDVVVCSVREAIPHTDIKKGQVVKAVVVRTSKEIRRKDGSHIRFDENAAVLIDKNNMPVGTRVFGPIAREVREAGYTKIASLAQEVW
- the rpmC gene encoding 50S ribosomal protein L29; the protein is MKKQVAELINLTDEELKAKLEEAKKKLFEMRFQHELGQIRNTASIKMVRRDIARIKTILRQRELGIRR
- the rplP gene encoding 50S ribosomal protein L16 — its product is MLMPKRYKYRKIQRGKMKGNAKGGTLVDFGDWGLKALEPALITSQQIEACRLAMVRTLKRNGKIWIKIFPDKPITSKGIGTRMGKGKGDVEGWTAVVKPGKVLFEIAGTTDELAKEALLYAATKLPIKTKIVPRYHIRGEAK
- a CDS encoding adenylate kinase, which produces MSKLNLLFFGPPGAGKGTIAKEVAKHYDIPHISTGDMLREAVASGSELGKKVKSILDSGQLVPDEIMLDVIKDRLSKDDVKKGFILDGFPRTIPQAEALEKILDELNNPITGIIYLEVDEETIVKRITSRRICPKCGKIYNTISLKPKVDNICDIDGAELIQRDDDKEEVVRDRYKVYMEKTYPVIEFYKKYNQFFTVDGSGTVEIVTKEVFNILEGIL
- the map gene encoding type I methionyl aminopeptidase gives rise to the protein MILIKTQSEVDRMKRAGQQLAILFEKIKDLVVEGSSAYEVEKYVDSYMKEKGFIPTFKGYGGFPYATCISLNEEIVHGFPLKEKVFKNGDIVSIDMGLTLDGYIADAARTFIIGEVSEEVKKLVEVTEKSFWIGIEQAIPGNRIGDIGYAIQNYVESFGFSIIKEYVGHGVGRKLHEDPQIPNYGIKGKGPMIRERMTFAIEPMVSLGDWKVKVLDDGWTAVTLDGSLSAHYENTIVVTKDGPEVLTILE
- the rpsS gene encoding 30S ribosomal protein S19; translation: MSRSLKKGPYVHPSLLKKIRELNEKGEKKVIKTWSRASMVLPEMIGHTIAVHNGMKHIPVYITEHMIGHRLGEFAPTRRFGGHADKKAKKGKVK
- the rplO gene encoding 50S ribosomal protein L15, with translation MSLKISDLKPTEGSRKVAKRTGRGWSSGLGKTGGKGHKGQKSRGKGKVRPSFEGGQTPLFRRIPKYGFTNAPFKKDFAEVNISVLENRFEANEEITPEKLLEKKIIRKIKDGVKILGNGEITKPLKVKAHAFSKKAQEKIESAGGSVEVIQ
- a CDS encoding type Z 30S ribosomal protein S14 is translated as MAKKSMVARWKKPKKYKTREYSRCVVCGRPRSVYKEFGLCRVCFRKLAAEGKLPGVKKASW